Proteins found in one Triticum aestivum cultivar Chinese Spring chromosome 4D, IWGSC CS RefSeq v2.1, whole genome shotgun sequence genomic segment:
- the LOC123095643 gene encoding uncharacterized protein: MEQQRREPAPETEVTLREFTEADAEALFAWASDPRVVLFQRREAYARVDEARRYILDHVLPHPWYRAICLGAVAVGSISVKPCCPAGEEGEGAPRASLGYRVAHGHWGRGVATRAVRMAAAAAFAEWPGLARLEAVADVENPASQRVLEKAGFVREGVLRRFVVLKGRPRDMVMFSLVDSDRDERAKPKLLLQVKEPFELNKEGRRGAMDPDGDARHQQRRRQEEEEGPVVSLRPLGLADVDDFMAWASDERVMRHLKRPMCATREQAVAQIRDTVLGHPWFRAVCVAGRPVGQVSVWPYPDDGGHRANLGYALAHDHWGRGVASTAIRMVVGRVFEELPGLGRLEAVTDVGNVRSQRALEKAGFQREGVLRSYIVRPGAGAGEAGDAAVYSFLSSDPRPPLA, translated from the exons ATGGAGCAACAGCGACGGGAGCCGGCGCCGGAGACGGAGGTCACCCTGCGCGAGTTCACCGAGGCCGACGCGGAGGCGCTCTTCGCGTGGGCGTCCGACCCGCGCGTCGTGCTCTTCCAGCGCCGCGAGGCCTACGCGCGCGTGGACGAGGCCCGCCGCTACATCCTCGACCACGTCCTCCCGCACCCGTGGTACCGCGCCATCTGCCTCGGCGCCGTGGCGGTGGGCTCCATCTCCGTCAAGCCCTGCTGCCCcgcgggggaggagggggagggcgcgccgaGGGCGTCCCTGGGCTACCGCGTCGCGCACGGCCACTGGGGCCGCGGCGTCGCGACGCGCGCGGTGCggatggccgcggcggcggcgttcGCGGAGTGGCCGGGGCTGGCGCGGCTGGAGGCGGTGGCCGACGTGGAGAACCCGGCGTCGCAGCGCGTGCTGGAGAAGGCCGGGTTCGTGAGGGAGGGCGTGCTCCGGCGCTTCGTCGTGCTCAAGGGCCGGCCCAGGGACATGGTCATGTTCAGCCTCGTCGACTCGGACCGCGACGAGAGGGCCAAGCCAAAATTATTACTACAAGTGAAAGAACCATTTGAATTGAATAAGGA AGGCCGGCGGGGAGCGATGGACCCTGACGGCGACGCGCGGCATCAGCAGCGGCggcgacaggaggaggaggagggcccggTGGTGTCGCTCCGGCCGCTGGGCCTGGCGGACGTGGACGACTTCATGGCGTGGGCGTCGGACGAGCGCGTGATGCGCCACCTGAAGCGCCCCATGTGCGCGACGAGGGAGCAGGCCGTGGCGCAGATCAGGGACACCGTGCTCGGCCACCCGTGGTTCCGCGCCGTCTGCGTGGCGGGGCGCCCCGTGGGGCAGGTCTCCGTgtggccctaccccgacgacggcGGCCACAGGGCCAACCTCGGCTACGCGCTGGCGCACGACCACTGGGGCCGCGGCGTCGCCTCCACCGCCATCAGGATG GTGGTGGGGAGGGTGTTCGAGGAGCTGCCGGGGCTGGGGAGGCTGGAGGCGGTGACGGACGTCGGGAACGTCCGGTCGCAGCGGGCGCTGGAGAAGGCCGGGTTCCAGAGGGAAGGGGTGCTGCGCAGCTACATCGTCcgccccggcgccggcgccggcgaggccgGGGACGCGGCGGTGTACAGCTTCTTGTCGTCCGACCCACGTCCTCCGCTAGCGTGA